A region from the Lysobacter antibioticus genome encodes:
- the purH gene encoding bifunctional phosphoribosylaminoimidazolecarboxamide formyltransferase/IMP cyclohydrolase, producing MTSDRLPGTPVKIRRALLSVSDKTGLLELAQALAARGVELLSTGGTAKAIRDAGLAVRDVSEVTGFPEMMDGRVKTLHPLVHGGLLGRAGTDDAVMAEHGIAAIDLLVLNLYPFEKVAANPASSFDDIIENIDIGGPAMLRSAAKNFARVAVATDPAQYAGVIAELDAADGALSAKTRFALSVAAFNRVAQYDAAISNHLSAIAEDGSAQTFPAQHNANFVKVMDLRYGENPHQQGAFYRDLYPVAGTLATFTQLQGKELSFNNLADADAAWECVRQFERPACVIVKHANPCGVAEGVACGDAYELAYATDPTSAFGGIIAFNTKLDAATAKVILDRQFVEVLIAPDYEDGVLDYAKKKANVRVLRIPHGDGRNRHDVKRIGSGLLIQSSDLREVGRDELKVVSKLAPTDAQLADLLFAWRIAKFVKSNAIVYARDHRSIGIGAGQMSRVVSAKIAALKAEEAGLIVPGSVMASDAFFPFRDGIDAAAAAGIKAVIQPGGSMRDNEVIAAADEHGLAMVFTGVRHFRH from the coding sequence ATGACCTCCGATCGCCTGCCCGGCACGCCGGTTAAAATCCGCCGCGCCCTGCTGTCCGTGTCCGACAAGACCGGTCTCCTCGAACTCGCCCAGGCCCTGGCCGCGCGCGGGGTCGAACTGCTTTCCACCGGCGGCACCGCCAAGGCCATCCGCGACGCCGGCCTGGCCGTGCGCGACGTGTCCGAGGTCACCGGCTTCCCGGAAATGATGGACGGCCGAGTCAAGACCCTGCATCCGCTGGTCCACGGCGGCCTGCTCGGCCGCGCCGGCACCGACGATGCGGTGATGGCCGAACACGGTATCGCCGCGATCGACCTGCTGGTGCTGAACCTGTATCCGTTCGAGAAAGTCGCGGCCAATCCGGCCAGCAGCTTCGACGACATCATCGAGAACATCGACATCGGCGGCCCGGCGATGCTGCGCTCGGCGGCGAAGAATTTCGCCCGCGTAGCCGTAGCGACCGACCCGGCCCAGTACGCCGGCGTCATCGCCGAACTCGACGCCGCCGACGGTGCCCTCAGCGCCAAAACCCGCTTCGCCCTGTCGGTCGCCGCGTTCAACCGCGTCGCCCAATACGACGCCGCGATCAGCAACCATCTTTCGGCGATCGCCGAAGACGGCAGCGCGCAGACCTTCCCGGCCCAGCACAACGCCAATTTCGTCAAGGTCATGGACCTGCGCTACGGCGAAAACCCGCACCAGCAGGGCGCGTTCTACCGCGACCTGTATCCGGTGGCGGGCACGCTGGCCACCTTCACCCAGTTGCAGGGCAAGGAACTGAGCTTCAACAACCTCGCCGACGCCGATGCGGCCTGGGAATGCGTGCGCCAGTTCGAGCGCCCGGCCTGCGTGATCGTCAAGCACGCCAATCCCTGCGGCGTGGCCGAGGGCGTGGCCTGCGGCGACGCCTACGAGCTGGCCTATGCCACCGACCCGACCTCGGCCTTCGGCGGCATCATCGCCTTCAACACCAAGCTCGATGCGGCGACCGCCAAGGTCATCCTCGACCGTCAGTTCGTCGAAGTGCTGATCGCACCCGACTACGAAGACGGCGTGCTCGACTACGCCAAGAAGAAGGCCAACGTGCGCGTGCTGCGCATCCCGCACGGCGACGGCCGCAACCGGCACGACGTCAAGCGCATCGGCTCGGGCCTGCTGATCCAGAGCAGCGATCTGCGCGAAGTCGGCCGCGACGAACTCAAGGTGGTCAGCAAACTCGCCCCGACCGACGCCCAGCTCGCCGACCTGCTGTTCGCCTGGCGCATCGCCAAGTTCGTCAAGTCCAACGCCATCGTCTATGCGCGCGACCATCGCAGCATCGGCATCGGCGCGGGCCAGATGAGCCGCGTGGTCAGCGCCAAGATCGCCGCGCTCAAGGCCGAGGAAGCCGGCTTGATCGTGCCCGGCTCGGTGATGGCCTCCGACGCCTTCTTCCCGTTCCGCGACGGCATCGACGCCGCCGCCGCCGCCGGCATCAAGGCGGTGATCCAGCCGGGCGGTTCGATGCGCGACAACGAAGTCATCGCCGCCGCCGACGAGCACGGCCTGGCCATGGTCTTCACCGGCGTGCGTCACTTCCGTCATTGA
- a CDS encoding TIGR04222 domain-containing membrane protein, which yields MNGIPLDDHEVWTPQRQALWQRLSDYRFGGEQPEAFVERVAHACQSTRETAQEAIEEYRRFCFLAVGAGHAVTPSEIVDRVWHTHMTDTRDYWLKFCPEALEQPLHHSPSLGGLAEDERHRRQYLDTVDSYRRYFGDPPSRFWAGDPLPARLTADESVWLPLTRVNSPWLFEPKGLGRWFWGWSGLSAAVFLLGGAENGTFDPLEWRGGWFLALYFAVIGWTYTAGNAVQRALRGRDGAGTELPADSIELGFLAGGAERAADVAVVELLTRDAIKLDYPGAPEKAASLRLPVWLRASAGAAGVPSRLLGLTKIVQRTQHLSEAMPALREHYGRLAEPMRAKGWWLSEGQRWRGRLAAALPMFAVVVFGVTKISIGEARGRPVGFLVVLTALAGLMVLVQLCTAQRRTRAGDRALQSATIKTRRSDDLAERVALAGTMALIGTPLADYHTLRTPVSGSSDSSSSSSGCGSGGDSGGGGGCGGCGGGGD from the coding sequence ATGAACGGAATTCCCTTGGACGATCACGAGGTTTGGACGCCGCAACGGCAGGCGTTGTGGCAGCGCCTGAGCGATTACCGCTTCGGCGGTGAGCAGCCCGAGGCGTTCGTCGAGCGCGTTGCGCACGCCTGCCAGTCGACCCGCGAAACCGCGCAAGAGGCGATCGAGGAGTACCGGCGCTTTTGTTTTCTCGCGGTCGGCGCCGGCCATGCGGTGACCCCGAGCGAGATCGTCGACCGGGTCTGGCATACGCATATGACCGACACCCGCGACTACTGGCTGAAGTTCTGCCCCGAGGCGCTCGAACAGCCGTTGCATCATTCGCCCTCGCTCGGCGGGCTGGCGGAAGACGAGCGCCATCGCCGCCAATACCTCGACACCGTCGACAGCTATCGGCGCTATTTCGGCGATCCGCCGTCGCGGTTCTGGGCGGGCGACCCGCTGCCGGCGCGCCTGACCGCGGACGAGTCGGTGTGGTTGCCGCTGACCCGGGTCAACTCGCCCTGGTTGTTCGAGCCGAAGGGGCTGGGCCGCTGGTTCTGGGGCTGGAGCGGGCTGTCGGCCGCAGTCTTTCTGCTCGGCGGCGCCGAGAACGGCACGTTCGATCCGTTGGAGTGGCGCGGCGGCTGGTTTCTGGCGCTGTATTTCGCCGTAATCGGTTGGACCTACACCGCAGGCAACGCGGTGCAGCGCGCGTTGCGCGGCCGCGACGGTGCCGGCACGGAGCTGCCGGCCGACTCGATCGAACTCGGCTTCCTGGCCGGCGGCGCCGAGCGCGCCGCCGATGTGGCCGTAGTCGAGTTGCTCACCCGCGATGCGATCAAGCTGGATTATCCGGGGGCGCCGGAGAAGGCCGCTTCGCTGCGTCTGCCGGTGTGGCTGCGCGCCAGCGCGGGCGCGGCCGGCGTGCCGTCGCGGTTGCTGGGCCTGACGAAGATCGTGCAACGCACCCAGCATTTGAGCGAGGCGATGCCGGCCTTGCGAGAGCACTACGGGCGTCTGGCGGAACCCATGCGGGCCAAGGGCTGGTGGCTGAGCGAGGGGCAGCGTTGGCGCGGGCGCCTGGCCGCGGCGTTGCCGATGTTCGCCGTCGTCGTATTCGGCGTGACCAAGATATCGATCGGCGAAGCCCGCGGGCGGCCCGTCGGGTTTCTGGTGGTGTTGACCGCCTTGGCCGGATTGATGGTGCTGGTGCAACTGTGCACCGCGCAGCGCCGTACCCGCGCGGGCGACCGGGCGCTGCAGAGCGCGACGATCAAGACCCGCCGTTCCGACGACCTGGCCGAGCGTGTCGCGCTGGCCGGGACGATGGCGCTGATCGGCACGCCCTTGGCCGATTACCACACGCTGCGCACGCCGGTATCGGGTTCCAGCGATTCGAGCAGCAGTTCCAGCGGTTGTGGCAGCGGCGGCGACAGCGGCGGCGGTGGCGGCTGCGGTGGTTGTGGCGGTGGTGGCGATTGA
- the purD gene encoding phosphoribosylamine--glycine ligase — translation MKILVIGSGGREHALAWKLAQSPRIDEVLVAPGNAGTAHEEKCRNVAVAATDIDGLLKLAADEGVALTVVGPEAPLVAGVVDRFRADGRRIFGPTAAAAQLEGSKAFAKDFLARHGIPTAYYAVHTEVDAALAYLREKGAPIVVKADGLAAGKGVIVAMTLDEAEAAVIDMLSGNAFGAAGARVVIEEFLDGEEASFISMVDGKHALPMATSQDHKRVGDGDTGPNTGGMGAYSPAPVVTPDVHARVMREVVMPTVDGMIADGVPFTGFLYAGLMIDQAGAPKVIEFNVRFGDPETQPVMLRLESDLLDLVEAALDGKLDSVQAQWSPRPSLGVVMAAANYPETPRAGDVIHGLTAPQPPHAKVFQAGTQLGPDGEVLTAGGRVLCVCALGDDVAQAQREAYTALAKIRWDGEFHRNDIGWRAIEREQAAKA, via the coding sequence ATGAAGATCCTCGTTATCGGTTCCGGCGGACGCGAGCACGCGCTGGCCTGGAAGCTGGCCCAGTCGCCGCGCATCGACGAGGTGCTGGTGGCGCCCGGCAATGCCGGCACCGCGCACGAGGAGAAATGCCGCAACGTCGCGGTCGCCGCCACCGACATCGACGGCCTGCTCAAGCTCGCCGCCGATGAAGGCGTGGCGCTGACCGTGGTCGGCCCGGAGGCGCCGCTGGTCGCCGGCGTGGTCGACCGCTTCCGCGCCGACGGCCGACGCATCTTCGGACCGACCGCCGCCGCAGCTCAGCTCGAAGGCAGCAAAGCCTTCGCCAAGGACTTCCTGGCCCGGCACGGCATCCCGACCGCGTACTACGCGGTGCACACCGAGGTCGATGCCGCCCTCGCCTACCTGCGTGAGAAAGGCGCGCCGATCGTGGTCAAGGCCGACGGCCTGGCCGCCGGCAAGGGCGTCATCGTCGCCATGACCCTGGACGAGGCCGAAGCCGCCGTCATCGACATGCTCTCGGGCAACGCCTTCGGCGCCGCCGGCGCACGCGTGGTGATCGAGGAATTCCTCGACGGCGAAGAAGCCAGCTTCATCTCGATGGTCGACGGCAAGCACGCATTGCCGATGGCGACCTCGCAGGACCACAAGCGCGTCGGCGACGGCGACACCGGCCCCAACACCGGCGGCATGGGCGCCTACTCGCCGGCGCCGGTTGTCACGCCCGACGTGCACGCACGCGTGATGCGCGAGGTGGTGATGCCGACCGTCGACGGCATGATCGCCGACGGCGTGCCGTTCACCGGCTTTCTCTATGCCGGCCTGATGATCGACCAGGCCGGTGCGCCCAAGGTCATCGAATTCAACGTGCGCTTCGGCGACCCGGAAACCCAGCCGGTGATGCTGCGCCTGGAGTCCGACCTGCTCGACCTGGTCGAAGCCGCGCTCGACGGCAAGCTCGATAGCGTGCAGGCGCAGTGGAGCCCGCGCCCCTCGCTCGGCGTGGTCATGGCCGCGGCGAACTACCCGGAAACGCCGCGGGCCGGCGACGTCATCCACGGCCTGACCGCGCCGCAGCCGCCGCACGCCAAGGTGTTCCAGGCCGGCACCCAACTCGGCCCCGACGGCGAAGTGCTGACCGCCGGCGGCCGCGTCCTGTGCGTCTGCGCCCTCGGCGACGACGTCGCCCAGGCCCAGCGCGAGGCCTACACCGCCCTCGCCAAGATCCGTTGGGACGGCGAATTCCACCGCAACGACATCGGCTGGCGCGCGATCGAACGCGAACAGGCGGCGAAGGCCTGA
- a CDS encoding CDP-alcohol phosphatidyltransferase family protein translates to MASIYALKGRFQALLRPLVRRLHALGVSANQVTVAAAVVSLAVAAAVGWGAAARPWLFALLPLWMFLRMAMNAIDGMLAREFGQQSRLGAYLNELCDVVSDSALYLALFAVPGLAPAPLFVFVLLAALTEYAGVLGLMVGAPRRYDGPMGKSDRAFGIGLLGVLLAGGWIGAAITELALALMGLMCVWTVVRRVRAGLRHDAAQDSVGQRQGEQR, encoded by the coding sequence ATGGCATCGATCTACGCTTTGAAAGGGCGCTTCCAGGCGCTGCTGCGGCCGCTGGTGCGCCGCCTGCATGCGCTGGGCGTCAGCGCGAACCAGGTCACCGTCGCGGCGGCCGTGGTTTCGCTCGCGGTTGCCGCAGCGGTCGGCTGGGGCGCCGCCGCGCGGCCCTGGCTGTTCGCGCTGTTGCCGCTGTGGATGTTCCTGCGCATGGCGATGAACGCCATCGACGGCATGCTGGCGCGCGAGTTCGGCCAGCAGTCGCGCCTGGGCGCCTACCTCAACGAGCTGTGCGACGTGGTCTCCGACAGCGCCCTGTATCTGGCGCTGTTCGCGGTGCCGGGCCTCGCGCCGGCGCCATTGTTCGTGTTCGTGCTGCTGGCCGCACTGACGGAGTACGCCGGCGTGCTGGGGCTGATGGTCGGCGCGCCGCGCCGCTACGACGGGCCGATGGGCAAGAGTGACCGCGCCTTCGGCATCGGTCTGCTCGGCGTCCTGCTCGCCGGCGGTTGGATCGGCGCGGCGATTACGGAACTCGCGCTCGCCTTGATGGGTCTGATGTGCGTGTGGACCGTGGTGCGCCGGGTGCGCGCCGGTTTGCGGCATGATGCCGCGCAAGACAGTGTCGGCCAACGACAAGGAGAACAACGATGA
- a CDS encoding FAD-dependent monooxygenase, whose translation MSMWLSKWAVREQGREGRSGEAATDIHDREACAHDGREPNAASGHAVVIAGSGPTGLMLAGELALAGIDVAIVERRATQELAGSRAGGLHARTLEVLDQRGIVDRFLVEGQVAQVTGFAGVMLDLGGFPTRHPYGLGLWQNHIERILADWVDGLGVTVYRGCEVSDLVQDEAGVEVALFDGTSLRAQYLVGCDGGRSRVRKAAGIDFPGWDATTSHLIAEVEMAQTPPLGIHRSGFGIHSFGRVDYEIRNGEVIYGDTGPVRVMLTEAQVGAVGEPTLEDLRAALIAVCGSDYGVHSPVWISRFTDATRQAAAYRERRVLLAGDAAHVHAPDGGQGLQLGMQDAVNLGWKLAQVVKGISQESLLDSYHAERHPVAARVLRTTMASIALRRGDERTTALRETVAELLGMDEPRRRFAAMLSGLDVRYGLGEGHPLLGRRMPDLDLFVAGGPMRVYALLHGARPVLLDFGASDAVDIGPWADRVRAIEARYDGVWELPALGAVTAPTAVLIRPDGYVAWVGDGSDAGLNEALNEWFGGANTA comes from the coding sequence ATGAGCATGTGGCTATCGAAGTGGGCGGTGCGGGAACAGGGCCGTGAGGGGCGCTCCGGCGAAGCGGCGACGGATATTCATGACCGCGAGGCGTGCGCGCATGACGGGCGCGAGCCGAACGCGGCAAGCGGGCACGCCGTGGTCATCGCCGGTAGCGGGCCGACCGGGTTGATGTTGGCGGGCGAGTTGGCCTTGGCGGGGATCGACGTGGCGATCGTCGAGCGGCGTGCGACCCAGGAGCTGGCCGGGTCGCGTGCGGGCGGGCTGCATGCGCGCACGCTCGAAGTGCTGGATCAGCGCGGGATCGTGGATCGGTTTCTGGTTGAGGGACAGGTGGCGCAGGTCACCGGCTTCGCTGGGGTCATGTTGGATCTGGGCGGCTTTCCGACCCGTCATCCCTACGGACTCGGCCTGTGGCAGAACCATATCGAACGCATTCTCGCCGACTGGGTCGACGGGCTCGGGGTCACGGTCTATCGCGGATGCGAGGTAAGCGACTTGGTGCAGGACGAGGCTGGCGTCGAGGTCGCGCTGTTCGATGGTACGAGCTTGCGTGCGCAGTATCTGGTCGGCTGCGATGGTGGACGCAGCCGGGTGCGCAAAGCGGCCGGCATCGATTTTCCCGGTTGGGACGCGACGACCAGCCATCTGATCGCCGAGGTCGAGATGGCGCAGACGCCGCCCTTGGGCATCCATCGCAGTGGCTTCGGTATCCACTCCTTCGGTCGGGTGGACTACGAGATCCGCAACGGCGAAGTGATCTACGGCGACACCGGGCCGGTGCGGGTGATGCTGACCGAAGCGCAGGTCGGGGCCGTTGGCGAGCCGACGCTGGAGGATTTGCGCGCGGCCTTGATCGCGGTGTGCGGGAGCGATTACGGCGTGCACAGCCCGGTCTGGATTTCGCGTTTCACCGATGCGACGCGGCAGGCCGCGGCCTATCGCGAGCGGCGCGTGCTGTTGGCCGGCGACGCCGCGCATGTGCACGCGCCGGATGGCGGGCAGGGGTTGCAGCTCGGCATGCAGGATGCGGTGAACCTGGGCTGGAAGCTGGCGCAGGTGGTGAAGGGGATATCGCAGGAGAGCCTGCTCGACAGCTATCACGCCGAGCGTCACCCGGTCGCGGCGCGGGTGTTGCGCACGACCATGGCGTCGATCGCGCTGCGGCGCGGCGACGAGCGTACGACGGCGTTGCGCGAGACCGTGGCCGAGTTGCTCGGAATGGACGAGCCGCGCCGGCGGTTTGCGGCGATGTTGTCGGGGTTGGATGTTCGCTACGGACTCGGCGAAGGGCATCCGCTGCTTGGGCGGCGGATGCCCGATCTGGATCTGTTCGTCGCCGGTGGGCCGATGCGGGTGTATGCGCTGTTGCACGGGGCTCGGCCGGTGTTGCTCGATTTCGGTGCATCTGATGCCGTCGATATCGGGCCTTGGGCGGACCGGGTTCGTGCGATCGAGGCTCGTTACGACGGTGTCTGGGAGTTGCCGGCCTTAGGTGCGGTGACGGCGCCGACGGCGGTATTGATACGGCCGGATGGGTATGTGGCCTGGGTGGGCGATGGGAGCGATGCTGGGTTGAACGAGGCGTTGAACGAGTGGTTCGGCGGTGCGAATACGGCGTAG
- a CDS encoding bifunctional alpha/beta hydrolase/class I SAM-dependent methyltransferase → MREHQERHYASFDDAQLFYRHWPATEAAAGQPRRAVVLLHRGHEHSGRVAHLVGELNLNDCDFFAWDARGNGRSPGERGDAPGFEALVRDLDRFVAHIADVHGIAVDEIALVAQSVGAVVAATWVHDYAPRLRALVLASPAFKVKLYVPLARPGLKLMQKLRGNFFVNSYVQPQWLTHDPERIASYRTDPLIARPISVRVLLGLYQAADRIVADAQAITVPTQLLVSGADFVVHRGPQDRFYERLGSSIKERHLLPDFYHDTLGEKGRAAAVNRIRSFVQARFAEPLRRVDMLDAHRHGPSFEESEKLSWPPERWSLADLRWRFVRAGLRFGGKFSEGIKLGIDTGFDSGSSLDYVYRNEARGSGPLGRIIDRNYLEAIGWRGIRVRRTHLHELLRVAMWRLRAAGLPVDAVDIAAGHGRYALEALAGSSERADSIRLRDYSELNVDKGRALIDELGAGAIARFDQGDAFDRHALAALHPRPTLAVVSGLYELFPDNEQVRRSLDGLAAAVPVGGYLVYTGQPWHPQLEFIARALTSHRGGEAWVMRRRSQQEMDDLVAAAGFRKIDQRIDAWGIFTVSLAQRVEA, encoded by the coding sequence ATGAGGGAACATCAGGAACGCCACTACGCGAGCTTCGACGACGCGCAGTTGTTCTATCGCCACTGGCCCGCGACGGAAGCCGCAGCGGGGCAGCCGCGCCGCGCCGTCGTGCTGTTGCACCGCGGCCACGAACATTCCGGCCGGGTCGCGCACCTGGTCGGCGAGTTGAACCTCAACGACTGCGACTTTTTCGCCTGGGACGCGCGCGGCAATGGCCGCTCGCCGGGCGAGCGCGGCGATGCGCCCGGTTTCGAAGCCCTGGTGCGCGACCTCGACCGCTTCGTCGCCCATATCGCCGATGTCCATGGCATCGCCGTGGACGAGATCGCCCTGGTCGCGCAGAGCGTCGGTGCAGTGGTTGCGGCGACCTGGGTCCATGATTACGCACCGCGGCTGCGCGCGCTGGTACTGGCTTCGCCCGCGTTCAAGGTCAAGCTGTACGTGCCGTTGGCGCGGCCGGGCTTGAAGCTGATGCAGAAGCTGCGCGGCAACTTTTTCGTCAACAGCTATGTGCAGCCGCAATGGTTGACCCACGACCCCGAGCGCATCGCCAGCTATCGCACCGATCCCTTGATCGCGCGGCCGATTTCGGTGCGCGTGCTGCTGGGCCTGTACCAAGCCGCCGACCGCATCGTCGCCGACGCCCAGGCGATCACGGTGCCGACGCAGTTGCTGGTGTCGGGCGCCGACTTCGTCGTCCATCGCGGCCCGCAGGACCGTTTCTACGAGCGTCTCGGTTCGAGCATCAAGGAACGCCACCTGTTGCCGGACTTCTATCACGACACCCTCGGCGAGAAAGGCCGGGCGGCAGCGGTGAACCGCATCCGCAGTTTCGTCCAGGCGCGTTTCGCCGAACCATTGCGCCGCGTGGATATGCTCGATGCGCACCGCCACGGCCCGAGTTTCGAGGAATCGGAAAAGCTGTCCTGGCCGCCCGAGCGCTGGTCGTTGGCCGACTTGCGTTGGCGTTTCGTCCGCGCCGGCCTGCGCTTCGGCGGCAAATTCTCGGAAGGCATCAAGCTCGGCATCGACACCGGTTTCGATTCCGGCAGCAGCCTGGACTATGTCTACCGCAACGAGGCGCGCGGCAGCGGGCCGCTCGGCCGCATCATCGATCGCAATTATCTCGAAGCGATCGGCTGGCGCGGTATCCGCGTGCGCCGCACCCATCTGCACGAGTTGTTGCGGGTCGCGATGTGGCGGTTGCGCGCGGCCGGTCTGCCGGTCGACGCGGTCGATATCGCCGCCGGCCATGGCCGCTATGCGCTGGAAGCGCTGGCGGGCAGCAGCGAGCGCGCCGATTCGATCCGTCTGCGCGATTACAGCGAGCTCAACGTCGACAAGGGCCGCGCCCTGATCGATGAGCTGGGCGCCGGTGCGATCGCGCGCTTCGACCAGGGCGATGCCTTCGACCGCCATGCGCTCGCGGCTTTGCACCCGCGCCCGACCCTCGCGGTGGTGTCGGGCCTGTACGAATTGTTCCCCGACAACGAGCAGGTGCGGCGTTCGCTCGACGGCCTGGCCGCGGCGGTGCCGGTGGGCGGTTATCTGGTCTACACCGGCCAACCCTGGCACCCGCAGCTCGAATTCATCGCCCGCGCCCTGACCAGCCACCGTGGCGGCGAAGCCTGGGTGATGCGGCGTCGCAGCCAGCAGGAGATGGACGACCTGGTCGCCGCGGCCGGCTTCCGCAAGATCGACCAGCGCATAGACGCCTGGGGCATCTTCACCGTATCGCTGGCGCAGCGGGTCGAGGCATGA
- a CDS encoding phosphatase PAP2/dual specificity phosphatase family protein, whose protein sequence is MTAAPARRPWGRALLWLLLLGPLFFLSYGYANSVAAARTDVPHIVFAWEHAIAFWAWTIVPYWSIDLFYGISLFVCRDRRELDNQALRLLTAQIIAVGCFLLLPLRYTFQRPDSDGVFGWLFDVLLGFDKPFNQAPSLHIVLLIVLWVRFAHHLGATWRWLLHLWFALIGVSVLTTFQHHFIDIPTGLLAGWLCVWLWPERVAAPWRSAALARDPQRWQLAAVYCAGAAVFAFAAWSFGGAAWWLLWPAWSLAMVASNYAVFGANGFQKRADGRLSLAARWLYAPYLLGAWINSRWWTRRAPQPVAVIDGVWLGRVPGAGQRGEFAALVDCSAELSLPVWREGDAVRPMLDLVAPTPGQLREAAQDIECLRQRGKTLVCCALGYSRSAAAVAAWLLLSGRADSIEEAIAILRKAQPAIVLGAAHRRALEATLGSVDAADAGLPGGQVA, encoded by the coding sequence ATGACAGCTGCGCCGGCGCGGCGTCCGTGGGGAAGAGCGCTGCTGTGGCTGTTGTTGCTGGGGCCGCTGTTCTTCCTGAGCTACGGCTACGCCAATTCGGTGGCGGCCGCGCGCACGGACGTGCCGCACATCGTCTTCGCCTGGGAGCACGCGATTGCGTTCTGGGCCTGGACCATCGTGCCGTACTGGTCGATCGACCTGTTCTACGGCATCTCGCTGTTCGTCTGCCGCGACCGACGCGAGCTCGACAACCAGGCACTGCGCCTGTTGACCGCGCAAATCATCGCGGTCGGCTGCTTCCTGTTGCTGCCCTTGCGCTACACCTTCCAGCGCCCCGACAGCGACGGCGTGTTCGGCTGGCTGTTCGACGTGCTGCTGGGTTTCGACAAACCCTTCAACCAGGCGCCGTCGCTGCACATCGTGCTGCTGATCGTGCTATGGGTGCGTTTCGCCCATCATCTCGGCGCGACCTGGCGCTGGCTGCTGCACCTGTGGTTCGCCCTGATCGGCGTGTCGGTGCTGACCACGTTCCAGCATCACTTCATCGATATTCCGACCGGCCTGCTCGCCGGCTGGCTGTGCGTGTGGCTGTGGCCCGAGCGTGTTGCCGCACCCTGGCGCAGCGCAGCCCTGGCGCGCGACCCCCAGCGTTGGCAGTTGGCGGCGGTTTACTGCGCTGGCGCGGCGGTGTTCGCGTTCGCGGCGTGGTCGTTCGGCGGGGCGGCGTGGTGGCTGCTATGGCCTGCGTGGTCGCTGGCGATGGTCGCTTCGAACTACGCGGTGTTCGGCGCCAACGGTTTCCAGAAGCGCGCCGACGGCCGCTTGAGCCTGGCCGCGCGCTGGCTGTACGCGCCCTACCTGCTGGGCGCCTGGATCAATTCGCGCTGGTGGACGCGGCGTGCGCCGCAGCCGGTGGCGGTGATCGACGGGGTCTGGCTCGGCCGCGTGCCGGGGGCGGGCCAGCGGGGCGAGTTCGCCGCGCTCGTCGATTGCAGCGCCGAGCTGTCGCTGCCGGTGTGGCGCGAGGGCGATGCGGTGCGGCCGATGCTCGACCTGGTCGCGCCGACCCCGGGGCAATTGCGCGAGGCGGCGCAGGACATCGAGTGTTTGCGTCAACGCGGCAAGACCTTGGTCTGCTGCGCCCTGGGCTATTCGCGCAGCGCGGCGGCGGTCGCCGCCTGGTTGCTGCTCAGCGGGCGCGCCGACAGCATCGAGGAGGCAATCGCGATCCTGCGCAAGGCGCAGCCGGCGATCGTGCTCGGCGCGGCGCATCGGCGGGCACTGGAGGCCACGCTCGGCAGCGTAGACGCTGCCGATGCGGGGCTGCCGGGAGGGCAGGTGGCATGA
- a CDS encoding mechanosensitive ion channel family protein, giving the protein MSPTIAQGAYAAMKLGEALAILVGAWLLTTLLRQLVRRVCVRYDIAPAFGLGLRRVLSTLIYISALLLFLNRLGISGSVVWTTLTGFVAVGAVAFFAAWSVLSNIFCAFLILTTRPFRLYDHIEVLENGDKPGLRGRVVDINFIYTTLQEVHGDGEDSVLQVPNSQFFQRTTRRWRQEPAWARAAREKTEHAADWQDAAGR; this is encoded by the coding sequence ATGTCGCCGACGATCGCGCAAGGCGCTTATGCCGCCATGAAGCTGGGCGAGGCCCTGGCGATCCTGGTCGGGGCCTGGCTCCTGACCACGCTGCTGCGTCAGTTGGTGCGGCGGGTCTGCGTTCGCTACGACATCGCGCCTGCGTTCGGGCTGGGGCTGCGGCGGGTGCTCAGCACCTTGATCTACATCAGCGCGCTGCTGCTGTTCCTCAATCGGCTCGGCATTTCCGGCTCGGTGGTGTGGACGACGCTGACCGGTTTCGTCGCGGTCGGCGCGGTGGCATTCTTCGCCGCCTGGAGCGTGTTGTCGAACATCTTCTGCGCGTTCCTGATCCTGACCACGCGGCCGTTCCGCTTGTACGACCACATCGAGGTGCTGGAGAACGGCGACAAGCCGGGGCTGCGCGGGCGGGTGGTCGACATCAACTTCATCTACACGACCCTGCAGGAAGTCCACGGCGACGGCGAGGACTCGGTGCTGCAGGTGCCCAACAGCCAGTTTTTCCAGCGCACCACGCGGCGTTGGCGGCAGGAACCGGCGTGGGCGCGGGCAGCGCGGGAAAAGACCGAACACGCGGCGGACTGGCAGGATGCGGCGGGGCGTTGA